A genomic region of Pseudopipra pipra isolate bDixPip1 chromosome W, bDixPip1.hap1, whole genome shotgun sequence contains the following coding sequences:
- the LOC135404960 gene encoding uncharacterized protein LOC135404960, whose amino-acid sequence MERRPPACPRQAWMEDSSSQESRSPGLQLPSSYEVTTMQPLKLDASWLPIYKEEQEAVDSILAFVTSPNKEERDKATFLQSISVLCRSALNHGLTQGLDLFCDTYQLAENIKALLEEEPRDQLCTDLRHLSMLALEKLSLVDTALEGKAKSLLRACFSSVFWLPAEKEMPKADLALYIKTLNSMDSMLRTVVLSFPASRVSEELQGILELLLDFTRCEREAVRERAMARIDVLARVLSDYSTLQANANARRGTAGPVCSGEIQLPLLGKLLGRLILFRFSEEQTSCAAFHALFALAEFIFESRLQDRADQVHWEAVTSSALCSLSARDCAKTFGKYLQSHERTDVILVAIEALGDASILDQQVPSSLLDVALEDPDVWLTDAPKIVSSILESLPYCSTQAAWEKAESLLRLMTNLYPTTVVILLCKAALQGDSTAPELWELMSSMPETLAKILEDFANLLHRQCFRCSAEGPRTQPMASSSRKAEWEDLADEPDIESHQGCPNERTARLLLEGLVGLSQRAEMARNIELFLPGMMKILQAGSEDAQMKILLALRNVLRQLKKTKASFIAVQLVGRLLPLFDSVRLMWSLNPSDGCWAMTATLQPSPVSSTWSQLRSPGLSWDGFWAMQPSPASSGM is encoded by the exons ATGGAGAGGAGACCCCCCGCCTGCCCCAGGCAGGCCTGGATGGAAGACAGCTCTTCCCAGGAGAGCCGCTCTCCAGGTCTGCAGCTTCCGTCCTCCTACGAGGTGACCACCATGCAGCCCCTCAAGCTCG ATGCCAGCTGGTTGCCCATCTacaaggaggagcaggaagctgtTGATTCCATCCTGGCCTTTGTCACCAGCCCCAACAAG gaggagagagacaaGGCCACATTTCTCCAGAGCATCTCCGTGCTGTGCAGAAGTGCCTTGAACCATGGCCTGACCCAGGGCCTGGATTTGTTCTGTGACACGTACCAGCTGGCAGAGAACATCAAG GCGCTGCTGGAAGAAGAGCCAAGGGACCAGCTGTGCACAGACCTTCGGCATCTTTCCATGCTGGCTCTGGAGAAATTGAG cttggTGGACACAGCGCTGGAGGGCAAAGCCAAAAGTCTCCTCCGCGCGTGTTTCTCAAGTGTCTtctggctgcctgcagagaaggaaatgccAAAAGCAGACCTTGCCCTCTATATCAAG ACCCTGAACTCCATGGACAGCATGCTGAGGACAGTGGTGCTCAGCTTTCCGGCCTCTCGAGTCAgcgaggagctgcagggcatcTTGGAG ctgctgctggacttCACCAGATGCGAGAGAGAGGCTGTGAGGGAGAGGGCCATGGCAAGGATCGATGTGCTGGCCCGTGTGCTGTCTGATTATTCCACTCTGCAG GCCAATGCCAACGCCAGAAGAGGCACTGCTGGACCTGTCTGCTCTggggagatccagctcccacTCCTAGGAAAGCTGCTGGGGCGTCTCATCCTTTTCCGGTTCTCCGAGGAACAGACAAGCTGTGCAGCTTTCCATGCTCTTTTTGCCCTGGCTGAGTTCATCT TCGAATCCAGGCTACAGGACAGAGCAGACCAAGTCCACTGGGAAGCCGTGACCTCCTCCGCGCTGTGTTCTCTGAGCGCCAGGGACTGTGCCAAG ACCTTTGGAAAATACCTGCAGTCCCACGAGAGGACGGATGTCATCCTCGTGGCCATCGAGGCGTTGGGAGATGCCAGCATCCTCGACCAGCAGGTGCCCAGCAGCCTGCTGGATGTGGCCTTGGAAGACCCGGACGTCTGGCTGACGGAC GCGCCCAAGATAGTCAGCAGCATCCTTGAGAGCCTGCCATactgcagcacacaggcagcGTGGGAGAAAGCGGAGTCACTGCTTCGCCTGATGACCAACCTGTACCCCACCACAGTGGTCATCCTCCTGTGCAAGGCGGCTCTTCAAGGAGACAG cactgcgccggagctgtgggagctgatgTCCTCCATGCCGGAGACGCTGGCCAAGATCTTGGAGGACTTTGCCAACCTGCTGCACAGACAGTGCTTCCGCTGCTCCGCAGAAGGCCCCCGCACCCAGCCCATGGCT TCATCCTCCAGGAAGGCTGAGTGGGAGGATTTGGCTGACGAGCCCGACATCGAGAGCCATCAGGGCTGTCCAAACGAGAGGAcggccaggctgctgctggaagggctcGTCGGGCTGTCACAGAGAGCCGAGATG GCCAGAAACATTGAACTCTTCCTGCCGGGCATGATGAAGATCCTGCAAGCTGGCAGCGAAGATGCCCAGATGAAGATCCTGCTGGCCTTGCGAAACGTTCTGCGTCAGCTGAAGAAGACCAAGGCCAGCTTCATCGCTGTGCAGCTTGTGGGGAGGCTCCTGCCCCTCTTTGACTCGGTAAGGCTGATGTGGAGCCTAAACCCCTCAGATGGGTGCTGGGCAATGACAGCtaccctgcagcccagccctgtgagcAGCACTTGGAGCCAGCTCCgctcccctgggctctcctGGGATGGCTTCTGGGCCATGCAGCCTAGTCCTGCTTCCTCTGGGATGTGA